One segment of Acidovorax sp. DW039 DNA contains the following:
- the rpoB gene encoding DNA-directed RNA polymerase subunit beta → MAYSYTERKRIRKSFGSRDSVLEVPYLLQMQKDAYTAFLQADTAPQKRTNEGLQAAFNAAFPIVSHNGFVEMKFIEYNLAKPAFDVRECQTRGLTFASAVRAKVQLIIYDRESSTAQSKVVKEVKEQEVYMGEVPLMTDKGSFIINGTERVIVSQLHRSPGVFFEHDKGKTHSSGKLLFSARIIPYRGSWLDFEFDPKDILYFRVDRRRKMPVTTLLKAIGLNPESILANFFVNDNFRLMDSGAQMEFVSERLRGEVARFDITDKSGKVIVAKDKRVTARHTRELEQSGTTHISVPEDFLIGRVVARNIVDSDTGEIIAKANEELTEALLKKLRSAGVQALQCIYTNELDQGAYISQTLRIDETVDEFAARVAIYRMMRPGEPPTEDAVQALFQRLFYNPDTYDLSRVGRMKFNAKIGRDESTGPMVLSNEDILAVVKILVDLRNGKGEVDDIDHLGNRRVRCVGELAENQYRTGLARIEKAVKERLGQAEQEPLMPHDLINSKPISAALKEFFGASQLSQFMDQTNPLAEITHKRRVSALGPGGLTRERAGFEVRDVHVTHYGRVCPIETPEGPNIGLINSLALYARLNEYGFIETPYRRVVDGKITNDIDYLSAIEEGKYVIAQANAQLDKDGRLTGDLVSAREKGESILCGADRVQYMDVSPAQIVSVAASLVPFLEHDDANRALMGANMSRQAVPVLRPEKPLVGTGIERVAAVDSGTVVTAKRGGVVDYVDATRIVVRVNDAEAVAGEVGVDIYNLIKYQRSNQNTNIHQRPIVKKGDKLVKGDVVADGASTDFGEIAIGQNMLIAFMPWNGYNFEDSILISERVVSEDRYTSIHIEELVVMARDTKLGAEEITRDIPNLSEQQLNRLDESGIIYVGAEVQPGDTLVGKVTPKGETTLTPEEKLLRAIFGEKASDVKDTSLRVDQGSSGTVIDVQVFTREGIQRDKRAQQIIDDELKRFRLDLNDQLRIVEADAFDRIEKLLTGRVANGGPQKLAKGTKIDKAYLSSVEKFHWFDIRPAEDEVATQLESIKNALEQTRHSFDLAFEEKRKKLTQGDELPAGVLKMVKVYLAVKRRLQPGDKMAGRHGNKGVVSKIVPVEDMPYMADGTPADIVLNPLGVPSRMNIGQVLEVHLGWAGKGIGQRIGDMLREQAKAAEVRKFLEEVYNSRGRTEDLSQLSDDDLMAMAANLTNGVPYATPVFDGASEEEIKDMLKIAYPDDIAERKGLTPTRTQAYLYDGRTGERFERPTTIGYMHYLKLHHLVDDKMHARSTGPYSLVTQQPLGGKAQFGGQRFGEMEVWALEAYGAAYVLQEMLTVKSDDVVGRTKVYESIVKGEHAIEAGMPESFNVLVKEIRSLGLDIELERS, encoded by the coding sequence ATGGCCTATTCCTATACCGAACGCAAGCGAATTCGCAAAAGTTTCGGCAGCCGCGACAGCGTGCTGGAAGTTCCTTACCTGCTGCAGATGCAGAAGGACGCATACACAGCTTTTCTGCAGGCAGATACAGCCCCTCAAAAAAGAACCAATGAGGGCTTGCAGGCTGCCTTCAATGCGGCTTTCCCCATCGTCTCCCACAACGGTTTTGTGGAGATGAAATTCATTGAGTACAACTTGGCCAAGCCCGCCTTCGACGTGCGTGAATGTCAGACCCGCGGGCTGACTTTTGCGTCGGCTGTGCGTGCCAAGGTGCAGCTCATCATCTATGACCGTGAGTCGTCCACTGCGCAATCGAAGGTGGTCAAAGAGGTCAAGGAGCAAGAGGTTTACATGGGCGAAGTGCCGCTCATGACCGACAAGGGCTCTTTCATCATCAACGGCACCGAGCGTGTGATCGTGTCGCAGCTGCACCGCTCGCCTGGTGTGTTCTTTGAACACGACAAGGGCAAGACCCACAGCTCCGGCAAGTTGCTGTTCTCGGCCCGCATCATCCCTTACCGCGGTTCCTGGCTCGACTTCGAATTCGATCCTAAGGACATCCTCTACTTCCGCGTGGACCGTCGTCGCAAGATGCCCGTCACCACGCTGCTCAAGGCGATCGGCCTGAACCCCGAGTCCATCCTGGCGAACTTCTTCGTCAACGACAATTTCCGCCTGATGGACAGCGGTGCCCAGATGGAGTTCGTATCTGAGCGTCTGCGTGGCGAAGTGGCCCGTTTTGACATCACCGACAAGTCCGGCAAGGTCATCGTTGCCAAGGACAAGCGCGTGACCGCGCGTCACACCCGTGAACTGGAGCAATCCGGCACGACGCACATCAGCGTGCCCGAAGATTTCCTGATCGGTCGCGTGGTGGCACGCAACATCGTCGACTCCGACACCGGCGAAATCATTGCCAAGGCCAACGAAGAGCTGACAGAAGCCCTGCTCAAGAAGCTGCGTTCCGCAGGCGTGCAGGCACTGCAGTGCATCTACACCAACGAACTGGACCAGGGTGCCTACATCTCGCAGACGCTGCGCATTGATGAGACCGTGGACGAGTTTGCTGCCCGCGTTGCCATCTACCGCATGATGCGTCCTGGCGAGCCTCCTACCGAGGACGCCGTGCAGGCCCTGTTCCAGCGCCTGTTCTACAACCCCGACACCTACGATCTGTCGCGCGTGGGTCGCATGAAGTTCAACGCCAAGATTGGCCGCGATGAGTCCACAGGCCCCATGGTGCTGTCCAACGAAGACATCCTGGCCGTGGTCAAGATTCTGGTGGACCTGCGCAACGGCAAGGGTGAAGTGGACGATATCGACCACCTGGGCAACCGCCGCGTGCGTTGCGTGGGCGAACTGGCCGAAAACCAGTACCGCACTGGTCTCGCTCGTATTGAAAAGGCTGTGAAGGAACGTCTGGGCCAGGCAGAGCAAGAGCCGCTGATGCCTCACGACCTGATCAACTCCAAGCCCATCTCTGCGGCTCTGAAGGAGTTCTTCGGTGCTTCGCAGCTGTCGCAGTTCATGGACCAGACTAACCCTCTGGCCGAGATCACGCACAAGCGCCGCGTCTCTGCTCTGGGCCCAGGCGGTCTGACCCGCGAACGTGCAGGCTTCGAAGTGCGTGACGTGCACGTGACCCACTACGGCCGCGTCTGCCCAATCGAAACACCTGAAGGTCCTAACATTGGTCTGATCAACTCGCTGGCTCTGTACGCCCGTCTGAACGAGTACGGCTTCATCGAGACCCCCTACCGCCGCGTGGTGGATGGCAAGATCACCAACGACATCGACTACCTGTCTGCCATCGAAGAAGGCAAGTACGTCATCGCCCAGGCGAACGCCCAGCTGGACAAGGACGGTCGCCTGACGGGGGATCTGGTTTCTGCCCGTGAAAAGGGTGAATCCATCCTCTGCGGCGCGGACCGTGTGCAGTACATGGACGTGTCTCCTGCACAGATCGTGTCGGTGGCTGCTTCGCTGGTTCCGTTCCTGGAACACGATGACGCGAACCGCGCGTTGATGGGTGCGAACATGTCGCGTCAGGCGGTGCCTGTGCTGCGTCCTGAAAAGCCTCTCGTGGGTACGGGCATCGAGCGCGTGGCCGCTGTGGACTCCGGCACCGTGGTGACCGCCAAGCGCGGTGGTGTGGTGGACTATGTGGACGCCACCCGCATCGTGGTGCGTGTGAACGACGCGGAAGCCGTGGCCGGTGAAGTGGGTGTGGACATCTACAACCTCATCAAGTACCAGCGTTCCAACCAGAACACCAACATCCACCAGCGCCCCATCGTCAAGAAGGGCGACAAGCTGGTCAAGGGTGATGTGGTGGCCGACGGCGCATCGACGGACTTTGGCGAAATCGCCATCGGCCAGAACATGCTGATCGCCTTCATGCCCTGGAACGGCTACAACTTCGAAGATTCGATCCTGATCTCCGAACGCGTCGTGTCCGAAGACCGCTACACCTCCATCCACATCGAAGAACTGGTGGTGATGGCGCGTGACACCAAGCTGGGTGCGGAAGAAATCACACGCGACATTCCGAACCTGTCCGAGCAGCAACTGAACCGCCTGGACGAGTCCGGCATCATCTACGTGGGTGCCGAAGTGCAGCCTGGCGATACGCTGGTTGGCAAGGTCACGCCCAAGGGCGAAACCACCCTCACGCCTGAAGAGAAGCTGCTGCGCGCCATCTTCGGTGAGAAGGCTTCCGATGTGAAGGACACCTCGCTGCGCGTGGACCAGGGTTCATCGGGCACCGTGATCGACGTGCAGGTCTTCACCCGTGAAGGCATCCAGCGCGACAAGCGCGCCCAGCAGATCATCGACGATGAACTCAAGCGCTTCCGCCTGGACCTGAACGACCAGCTGCGCATCGTGGAGGCCGACGCGTTCGACCGTATCGAAAAGCTGCTGACCGGTCGTGTCGCCAACGGCGGCCCACAAAAGCTGGCCAAAGGCACCAAGATCGACAAGGCGTACCTGTCTTCCGTGGAGAAATTCCACTGGTTCGACATCCGTCCTGCCGAAGACGAAGTGGCTACCCAGCTCGAGTCCATCAAGAACGCGCTGGAGCAAACCCGCCACAGCTTCGACTTGGCTTTTGAAGAAAAGCGCAAGAAGCTCACCCAAGGTGACGAGCTGCCAGCAGGCGTGCTCAAGATGGTCAAGGTGTACCTGGCCGTCAAGCGCCGTCTGCAGCCTGGTGACAAGATGGCCGGCCGCCATGGTAACAAGGGTGTGGTGTCCAAGATCGTTCCGGTCGAAGACATGCCTTACATGGCCGACGGTACCCCTGCCGACATCGTTCTGAACCCCCTGGGCGTGCCTTCGCGGATGAACATCGGCCAGGTGCTGGAAGTCCACTTGGGCTGGGCTGGCAAGGGTATTGGTCAGCGCATTGGCGACATGCTGCGTGAGCAGGCCAAGGCGGCCGAAGTGCGCAAGTTCCTGGAAGAGGTTTACAACTCCCGTGGTCGTACCGAGGACCTGTCGCAACTCAGCGATGACGACCTCATGGCCATGGCTGCCAACCTCACCAACGGTGTGCCTTATGCCACCCCTGTGTTCGATGGTGCTTCGGAAGAAGAAATCAAGGACATGCTCAAGATCGCCTACCCCGACGACATCGCCGAGCGCAAGGGCCTCACGCCCACACGCACCCAGGCGTACCTGTACGACGGTCGCACGGGCGAGCGTTTCGAGCGTCCCACGACCATCGGCTACATGCACTACCTGAAGCTGCACCACTTGGTGGACGACAAGATGCATGCCCGCTCCACAGGTCCTTACTCGCTCGTCACGCAGCAACCTCTGGGCGGTAAGGCCCAGTTCGGTGGTCAGCGTTTCGGGGAAATGGAAGTGTGGGCGCTGGAAGCGTACGGCGCCGCCTACGTGCTGCAGGAAATGCTGACGGTGAAGTCCGACGACGTGGTGGGCCGTACCAAGGTGTACGAATCCATCGTCAAGGGCGAACACGCCATCGAAGCCGGCATGCCGGAATCGTTCAATGTGCTGGTCAAGGAAATTCGTTCCCTGGGCCTGGACATCGAACTCGAACGCTCCTGA
- the rpoC gene encoding DNA-directed RNA polymerase subunit beta', with protein MKSLLDLFKQFTPDEHFDAIRIGMASPEKIRSWSFGEVKKPETINYRTFKPERDGLFCAKIFGPIKDYECLCGKYKRLKHRGVICEKCGVEVTQTKVRRERMGHIDLAAPCAHIWFLKSLPSRLGLVLDMTLRDIERVLYFEAYVVTDPGMTPLKKFSIMSEDDYDAKRKEYGDEFVAKMGAEGIKDLLESIDIDLSIEKLRGDLTGSEVKVKKNAKRLKVLEAFKKSGIKPEWMVLEVLPVLPPDLRPLVPLDGGRFATSDLNDLYRRVINRNSRLRRLLELKAPEIIARNEKRMLQEAVDSLLDNGRRGKAMTGANKRALKSLADMIKGKSGRFRQNLLGKRVDYSGRSVITVGPTLKLHQCGLPKLMALELFKPFIFSRLEAMGIATTIKAAKKEVESGTPVVWDILEEVIKEHPVMLNRAPTLHRLGIQAFEPILIEGKAIQLHPLVCAAFNADFDGDQMAVHVPLSVEAQMEARTLMLASNNVLFPASGEPSIVPSQDVVLGLYYATRDRINGKGEGLVFADTGEVQRALDAGQVELAARITVRMTEWTKDKETGEFVPSTSLVETTVGRALLSEILPKGLPFSNMNKALKKKEISRLINVSFRKCGLKETVVFADKLLQNGFRLATRAGISICIDDMLVPPQKVGIIERSEKEVKEIEQQYVSGLVTSGERYNKVVDIWGKAGDEVSKVMMAQLSKQKVLDRHGKEVDQESFNSIYMMADSGARGSAAQIRQVAGMRGLMAKPDGSIIETPITANFREGLNVLEYFISTHGARKGLADTALKTANSGYLTRRLVDVTQDLVVTEDDCGTANGSLMRAIVEGGEVIESLRERILGRTAAEDILHPENRSVLVPAGTMLEEDLIEEIEAVGVDEVKVRTALTCETRYGLCSKCYGRDLGRGGLINLGEAVGVIAAQSIGEPGTQLTMRTFHIGGAASRAAIASSVEAKSNGVIGFNATMRYVSNTKGELVVIARSGEIIIHDEHGRERERHKVPYGATLTVKADQAIKAGTILANWDPLTRPIITEFAGQVKFENVEEGLTVAKQVDEVTGLSTLVVIDPKRRGAAKVVRPQVKLIDAQGQEVKIPGTDHSVTIGFQVGALIQVRDGQDVGPGEVLARIPVEGQKTRDITGGLPRVAELFEARTPKDKGTLAEMTGTISFGKETKGKIRLQITDPDGKVWEELIPKEKNILVHEGQVVNKGELIVDGPADPQDILRLLGIEELSRYIVDEVQDVYRLQGVKINDKHIEVIVRQMLRRVVVENVGESNYIAGEQVERSEILNTNEALQAEGKIPATYSNLLLGITKASLSTDSFISAASFQETTRVLTEAAIMGKKDELRGLKENVIVGRLIPAGTGLAYHQARKAKDAMDEAERRAIAEAEAAEMAASADDTEVESSASASDAAAD; from the coding sequence ATGAAATCGCTACTCGACCTGTTCAAGCAATTCACGCCGGATGAGCATTTCGATGCCATCCGCATCGGCATGGCTTCGCCCGAGAAGATCCGTTCGTGGTCTTTCGGTGAAGTGAAGAAGCCCGAAACCATCAACTACCGTACGTTCAAGCCCGAGCGCGACGGCCTGTTCTGCGCCAAGATTTTTGGTCCCATCAAGGACTACGAATGCCTGTGCGGCAAGTACAAGCGTCTCAAGCACCGCGGCGTGATCTGCGAAAAGTGCGGCGTTGAAGTCACACAGACCAAGGTGCGCCGCGAACGCATGGGTCACATCGACCTGGCCGCGCCTTGCGCCCACATCTGGTTCCTGAAGTCGCTGCCTTCGCGTCTGGGCCTGGTGCTGGACATGACGCTGCGCGACATCGAACGCGTGCTGTACTTTGAAGCGTATGTGGTGACCGACCCTGGCATGACCCCGCTGAAGAAGTTCAGCATCATGTCCGAGGACGACTACGACGCCAAGCGCAAGGAATACGGCGACGAGTTCGTGGCCAAGATGGGCGCTGAAGGTATCAAGGACCTGCTGGAATCCATCGACATCGACCTGTCGATCGAGAAGCTGCGCGGCGACCTGACCGGCTCCGAAGTCAAGGTCAAGAAGAACGCCAAGCGCCTGAAGGTGCTGGAAGCGTTCAAGAAGTCCGGCATCAAGCCAGAGTGGATGGTGCTGGAAGTGCTGCCCGTGCTGCCACCGGACCTGCGTCCGCTGGTGCCGCTGGACGGCGGCCGTTTTGCGACCTCCGACCTGAACGACCTGTACCGCCGCGTCATCAACCGCAACTCCCGTCTGCGCCGCCTGCTGGAGCTGAAGGCCCCTGAAATCATCGCCCGCAACGAAAAGCGGATGCTGCAAGAGGCTGTCGATTCGCTGCTGGACAACGGCCGCCGTGGCAAGGCCATGACGGGCGCCAACAAGCGCGCTCTGAAGTCCCTGGCCGACATGATCAAGGGCAAGTCGGGTCGCTTCCGCCAGAACTTGCTGGGCAAGCGCGTGGACTACTCCGGTCGTTCCGTGATTACCGTGGGCCCAACGCTCAAGCTGCACCAGTGCGGTCTGCCTAAGCTGATGGCGCTGGAGCTGTTCAAGCCTTTCATCTTCTCGCGCCTCGAAGCCATGGGCATCGCGACGACGATCAAGGCCGCCAAGAAGGAAGTCGAATCCGGCACCCCCGTGGTGTGGGACATCCTGGAAGAGGTCATCAAAGAGCACCCTGTGATGCTGAACCGTGCGCCTACGCTGCACCGTTTGGGCATCCAGGCCTTTGAGCCCATCCTGATCGAAGGCAAGGCCATCCAGCTGCACCCCCTCGTTTGCGCGGCCTTCAACGCCGACTTCGACGGTGACCAGATGGCTGTGCACGTCCCGCTGTCGGTGGAAGCGCAGATGGAAGCCCGCACGCTGATGCTGGCCTCCAACAACGTGCTGTTCCCCGCCTCGGGCGAACCCTCCATCGTGCCTTCGCAGGACGTGGTGCTGGGTCTGTACTACGCCACCCGTGACCGTATCAACGGCAAGGGCGAAGGCCTGGTGTTTGCGGATACCGGCGAAGTGCAGCGTGCCTTGGATGCGGGCCAGGTAGAACTGGCTGCGCGCATCACCGTGCGCATGACCGAGTGGACCAAGGACAAGGAAACAGGCGAATTCGTGCCTTCGACCTCCCTGGTGGAAACCACTGTGGGCCGTGCCCTGCTGTCCGAGATCCTGCCCAAGGGCCTGCCGTTCTCGAACATGAACAAGGCGCTCAAGAAGAAGGAAATCTCGCGCCTGATCAACGTCTCCTTCCGCAAGTGCGGTCTGAAGGAAACGGTGGTGTTTGCCGACAAGCTGCTGCAAAACGGTTTCCGTCTGGCCACCCGTGCCGGTATCTCCATCTGTATCGATGACATGCTGGTGCCTCCACAAAAGGTCGGCATCATCGAGCGCTCCGAGAAGGAAGTGAAAGAGATCGAACAGCAGTACGTGTCCGGTCTGGTGACTTCTGGCGAGCGCTACAACAAGGTGGTGGATATCTGGGGCAAGGCCGGTGACGAAGTGTCCAAGGTGATGATGGCCCAGCTGTCCAAGCAAAAGGTGCTGGACCGCCACGGCAAGGAAGTGGACCAGGAGTCCTTCAACTCCATCTACATGATGGCCGACTCCGGTGCCCGCGGCTCTGCCGCCCAGATCCGTCAGGTGGCCGGTATGCGGGGTCTGATGGCCAAGCCAGACGGCTCGATCATCGAAACGCCTATTACCGCGAACTTCCGCGAAGGTCTGAACGTGTTGGAGTACTTCATCTCCACCCACGGTGCCCGTAAGGGTCTGGCCGATACGGCGCTGAAGACCGCCAACTCCGGTTACCTCACCCGCCGTCTGGTGGACGTGACGCAGGATCTGGTCGTGACCGAGGACGATTGCGGCACTGCCAATGGTTCGCTGATGCGCGCCATTGTGGAAGGCGGTGAAGTGATCGAATCGCTGCGCGAACGTATCCTGGGCCGCACCGCTGCCGAAGACATCCTGCACCCCGAAAACCGCTCGGTGCTGGTGCCTGCCGGCACCATGCTGGAAGAAGACCTCATCGAAGAGATCGAGGCCGTGGGCGTGGACGAAGTCAAGGTGCGCACGGCGCTGACCTGCGAAACCCGCTACGGTCTGTGCTCCAAGTGCTATGGCCGCGACCTGGGCCGCGGTGGTCTGATCAACCTCGGCGAAGCCGTGGGTGTGATCGCTGCCCAGTCCATCGGTGAACCCGGCACGCAGCTGACGATGCGTACCTTCCACATCGGTGGTGCGGCTTCGCGTGCTGCCATCGCTTCGAGCGTGGAAGCCAAGTCCAACGGCGTGATCGGCTTCAACGCCACGATGCGCTACGTGAGCAACACCAAGGGTGAGCTGGTGGTGATTGCCCGTTCGGGTGAAATCATCATCCACGACGAGCATGGCCGCGAGCGTGAGCGCCACAAGGTGCCTTACGGTGCGACGCTGACGGTGAAGGCCGACCAAGCCATCAAGGCCGGCACGATTCTGGCCAACTGGGATCCGCTGACCCGCCCCATCATTACCGAGTTCGCCGGTCAGGTGAAGTTCGAGAACGTGGAAGAAGGCCTGACGGTGGCCAAGCAGGTCGACGAAGTGACCGGTCTGTCCACGCTGGTGGTGATCGATCCGAAGCGCCGTGGTGCCGCCAAGGTGGTGCGTCCCCAGGTGAAGCTGATCGACGCGCAAGGCCAGGAAGTGAAGATCCCCGGCACCGACCACTCGGTGACGATCGGCTTCCAGGTGGGCGCTCTGATCCAGGTGCGCGACGGCCAGGACGTGGGCCCCGGCGAAGTGCTGGCCCGTATCCCTGTCGAAGGTCAGAAGACCCGCGACATTACCGGCGGTCTGCCCCGCGTGGCCGAGCTGTTCGAAGCCCGTACACCCAAGGACAAGGGCACGCTGGCCGAGATGACCGGCACGATCTCCTTCGGTAAGGAAACCAAGGGCAAGATTCGCCTGCAGATCACCGACCCCGATGGCAAGGTGTGGGAAGAGCTCATCCCCAAGGAAAAGAACATCCTGGTGCACGAAGGCCAGGTGGTCAACAAGGGCGAGCTGATTGTGGACGGTCCTGCCGATCCACAGGACATCCTGCGCCTGCTGGGTATCGAAGAGCTGTCTCGCTACATCGTGGACGAAGTGCAGGACGTGTACCGCTTGCAAGGCGTGAAGATCAACGACAAGCACATCGAGGTGATCGTTCGCCAGATGCTGCGCCGCGTTGTGGTCGAGAACGTGGGCGAGTCCAACTACATTGCTGGCGAGCAGGTCGAGCGCTCCGAGATCCTCAACACCAACGAGGCTCTGCAGGCTGAAGGCAAGATCCCCGCGACCTACAGCAACCTGTTGCTGGGTATCACGAAGGCATCGCTGTCCACCGACTCGTTCATCTCTGCCGCATCGTTCCAGGAAACCACTCGCGTGCTGACCGAAGCTGCGATCATGGGCAAGAAGGACGAGCTGCGCGGTCTGAAGGAAAACGTGATCGTGGGTCGTCTGATCCCTGCGGGTACCGGCCTGGCCTACCACCAGGCACGCAAGGCCAAGGACGCCATGGACGAGGCCGAGCGCCGCGCCATTGCCGAAGCCGAAGCCGCCGAGATGGCAGCCTCTGCAGACGACACGGAAGTGGAAAGCAGTGCTTCCGCTTCGGACGCTGCAGCAGACTGA
- the rsmB gene encoding 16S rRNA (cytosine(967)-C(5))-methyltransferase RsmB — protein sequence MQQVGQALQAIRGGRSGTAAVEAVEPRLRPGVQALLFQVLRNLGRAEALRAQLAARKPAPAADALLCAALALAWDANTAPYEPFTLVNQAVEAAKRAPATRAQASFMNACLRRFLRERDALVQATDADPVARWNHPAWWIQRLRKDYPEAWEQILLANNAHAPMALRVNQQKCSLAQYQQALSAINLIAKQVGDCGLELDHPVPVHTLPGFAEGWVSVQDTAAQQAAPMLLRGLDLSQPLRVLDACAAPGGKTAHLLEQAPPGSPLHVTALEVDASRSARIHDTLGRLGLHAQVLVADAAEPDTWWRAHCGGAHFDAILLDAPCTASGIVRRHPDVRWLRRESDIAQLAQLQACILAALWPLLKPGGRMLYCTCSVFKAEGDVQMQTFLAHNKDAQLLPSPGHLIPRTGNKAESVPDNSTGDHDGFFYALLQKLAH from the coding sequence ATGCAGCAGGTGGGGCAAGCGCTGCAGGCCATTCGTGGTGGCCGCTCTGGCACGGCGGCCGTCGAGGCGGTGGAGCCCCGCCTGCGCCCGGGAGTGCAGGCATTGCTGTTTCAAGTGCTGCGCAATCTGGGGCGTGCCGAGGCCTTGCGTGCGCAACTGGCCGCCCGCAAGCCCGCACCAGCGGCGGATGCCCTGCTGTGCGCAGCCCTCGCACTGGCCTGGGATGCCAACACCGCGCCTTATGAGCCCTTCACGCTGGTCAACCAGGCGGTAGAGGCGGCCAAGCGGGCCCCCGCGACACGCGCGCAGGCCTCCTTCATGAACGCCTGTTTGCGCCGCTTCTTGCGGGAGCGCGACGCGCTGGTGCAAGCCACTGACGCGGACCCCGTGGCGCGCTGGAATCACCCCGCCTGGTGGATACAGCGCTTGCGCAAAGACTACCCCGAGGCCTGGGAGCAGATTCTTCTGGCCAATAACGCACATGCGCCCATGGCCCTGCGCGTTAATCAGCAAAAATGCTCGCTAGCGCAATATCAACAGGCGCTATCGGCTATTAATTTAATAGCAAAACAAGTGGGCGATTGCGGCTTGGAGCTGGACCACCCCGTGCCCGTGCACACCTTGCCGGGGTTTGCTGAAGGCTGGGTCTCCGTGCAGGACACAGCAGCGCAGCAAGCGGCTCCGATGCTGCTGCGGGGGCTCGATCTTTCGCAACCCCTGCGCGTGCTGGATGCCTGTGCAGCGCCCGGCGGCAAGACTGCGCACCTGCTGGAGCAGGCCCCGCCCGGCTCTCCCTTGCATGTCACTGCGCTGGAGGTGGACGCAAGCCGCAGTGCCCGCATCCATGACACGCTGGGCCGCTTGGGGCTCCATGCGCAGGTGCTGGTGGCCGATGCCGCTGAGCCCGACACGTGGTGGCGAGCCCACTGCGGCGGGGCACATTTTGACGCCATCTTGCTGGACGCACCCTGCACCGCGTCGGGCATCGTGCGCCGCCATCCGGATGTGCGCTGGCTGCGCCGCGAAAGCGATATTGCCCAGCTGGCCCAGCTCCAGGCATGCATCCTGGCAGCCCTGTGGCCCCTGCTCAAACCGGGTGGACGGATGCTGTACTGCACCTGCTCGGTATTCAAGGCCGAGGGCGATGTACAGATGCAAACGTTTCTTGCACACAACAAAGACGCCCAATTGCTACCCTCACCGGGTCATTTAATTCCCCGGACCGGGAACAAAGCCGAGTCTGTCCCGGACAATTCCACAGGTGATCACGACGGATTTTTTTACGCACTGTTGCAAAAATTGGCGCATTGA
- a CDS encoding DUF4390 domain-containing protein: protein MPAADVEPAEVVGVRLERADDSLSLSASLDFTLPELAVDALQKGIPMFFVMEAQLLRERWYWSDKMVAEATRYMRLSYQPLTRRWRLNTSNVPFTNSGLGVVLGQNFDDLDEALSAMQRVSRWRIGPADALDVDAAHTVQLRFRLDMSQLPRPLQIGAVGRSDWNLLVSRSQRIAPNSLK, encoded by the coding sequence GTGCCTGCGGCGGATGTGGAGCCTGCTGAGGTTGTGGGTGTGCGGCTGGAGCGGGCGGACGATTCTCTTTCCCTGTCAGCCTCCCTCGATTTCACCTTGCCCGAGCTGGCTGTAGATGCCTTGCAAAAGGGCATCCCCATGTTCTTTGTCATGGAGGCCCAGCTGCTGCGCGAGCGGTGGTACTGGTCCGACAAAATGGTGGCGGAAGCCACCCGCTACATGCGCCTGAGCTACCAGCCTTTGACCCGGCGCTGGCGCCTGAATACCTCCAACGTCCCCTTCACCAACAGCGGCCTGGGGGTGGTTCTGGGCCAGAATTTTGATGACCTGGACGAGGCCTTGTCTGCCATGCAGCGGGTTTCACGCTGGCGCATCGGCCCGGCAGATGCGCTGGATGTGGATGCTGCGCACACGGTGCAACTGCGCTTCCGGCTCGATATGTCGCAATTGCCTCGCCCCCTTCAGATCGGGGCTGTGGGGCGTTCCGACTGGAACCTGCTGGTGTCGCGCAGCCAGCGCATTGCCCCCAACAGCCTGAAGTGA